Below is a genomic region from Isosphaeraceae bacterium EP7.
CGTGTTGCTCAGGCCGTCGGTGATGGCATTGAACCCCACCTGCGTCGGGACGTAAGGCCGGAGCGAGGCGTCATCGTCATAAGAACGGCCGAACAGGCCGTCCCAGGTCTTCGTGCGGGGCCACCAGGTCCCCGAGTTCCAGGCGTAATTGCTCGCCCAGAAGTTGAACCCGTCCGTGGCGTAGTTGGTGTAAATTTCCGAGGGGCAGACGTAGCCGGCCACTCGGGTCCGGCCGGCCGTCAGCGTCGCCGCGTTCGTCCAGATCCAGCGGTCGCCGAGGTTGAAGTTCATCGAGTTGTAGACCTGGTTCTGCTCGATGAACGGCAGCAGCGCGATGTGGGTCGAAAGCCCGCCGGGCATCTCGCCCATCGGCAGAATTCCCCAACTGCTCGCGTAGTTGTGGAACGCCAGCCCGATCTGCTTCAAGTTATTGGTGCACTGCATGCGCCTGGCAGCCTCGCGGGCGCTCTGCACCGCGGGCAACAGGAGGGCGATGAGCACTGCGATGATCGAAATGACCACGAGCAGCTCGATCAGCGTGAAACCGGGACGTCGTCTTCTCGACATGATCGTACCTCTGTTTCTGATGAGGGCGGAGTGAGAGATCGGCCTTGGGCAGGCCTGAGACAGGACCATCCAAAGTCATGAACGAAGGATGAGGCGACTCGTCTGGGCGGGACCAGCGCGTGCGACTACTCCCCCTTTGATGGGTTTGCGGGAGATCCCAGGTTTTCGAAACTTCAGGTACCGACGGGTTGGAGTGCCGGACGTCTCGAAGGTTGAGGACGTCGACCGCGTCGAGAAAGACTGACGGAAGGATCGAGGTGGCGAACGTTCCTTGCCGTGTTGCGAAGTGAACGGCAAGTTGTTGAGGTAGGAACGTCCCGAGCGAAGGAGCTTCGCGGGAAGACCCCACCTCAATTAGACGTTAATATCACGCCTCAAAATTCGTGTCAAACACTAAGTGAAAATTCGCGTCTATAAATGCGGTTACATCGATCCCATCAAGAGCCGATGATTTTTCCAGTCCAATCGCTCATGACTGATGCAGTCAGTCATATGCTGGTTGCACCAAGTTCCACTTTGAGAGTCAAC
It encodes:
- a CDS encoding DUF1559 domain-containing protein, with translation MSRRRRPGFTLIELLVVISIIAVLIALLLPAVQSAREAARRMQCTNNLKQIGLAFHNYASSWGILPMGEMPGGLSTHIALLPFIEQNQVYNSMNFNLGDRWIWTNAATLTAGRTRVAGYVCPSEIYTNYATDGFNFWASNYAWNSGTWWPRTKTWDGLFGRSYDDDASLRPYVPTQVGFNAITDGLSNTLMASEVANGPLVSGAARTKVSDCYEVRGLTATSTVQQATANCSAISWQNGQIPWTGGWRYKGYTWVEGSMWRNWFNTIRTPNQSCCTMDDVSWWYIMKPASSYHPGIATAAMADGSVKAVKETINQQVWMGLSTRAGGEVISSDAY